In a genomic window of Phaenicophaeus curvirostris isolate KB17595 chromosome Z, BPBGC_Pcur_1.0, whole genome shotgun sequence:
- the PLPPR1 gene encoding phospholipid phosphatase-related protein type 1 produces the protein MALGNNTQRSYSIIPCFIFVELVIMAGTVLLAYYFECTDTFQVHIQGFFCQDGNLMKPYPGKEDESFISPLVLYCVLASTPTAIIFIGEISMYFIKSTRETLIIQEKTILTGECCYLNPLLRRIIRFIGVFAFGLFATDIFVNAGQVVTGNLTPYFLTVCKPNYTGNDCRAHHQFINNGNICTGDVEVIEKARRSFPSKHAALSIYSALYATMYITSTIKTKSSRLAKPVLCLGTLCAAFLTGLNRVSEYRNHCSDVIAGFILGSAVALFLGICVVHNFKGTHGAPSKPKPEDPRGMPLMAFPRVESPLETLSAQNHSASMTEVT, from the exons CTTGTCATCATGGCTGGGACTGTTCTGCTCGCCTACTACTTCGAGTGCACCGACACTTTTCAGGTGCATATCCAAGGTTTCTTCTGTCAGGATGGCAATTTGATGAAACCATACCCTGGAAAAGAGGATGAGAGCTTCATTTCACCTCTTGTGCTCTACTGTGTGCTGGCTTCAACTCCAACAGCTATT ATTTTTATTGGCGAGATATCCATGTATTTCATAAAGTCAACCCGAGAAACCCTAATTATTCaagaaaaaactattttgacTGGAGAGTGCTGTTACCTGAACCCACTGCTTCGAAGAATAATACGTTTTATAG GAGTGTTTGCATTTGGACTTTTTGCCACTGACATATTTGTAAATGCTGGCCAGGTTGTGACTGGGAACTTGACTCCCTATTTCCTGACTGTATGTAAACCCAACTACACTGGAAACGACTGTCGGGCCCACCACCAGTTCATAAACAATGGCAACATCTGCACTGGAGATGTGGAGGTGATTGAAAAGGCAAGAAGATCTTTTCCATCCAAGCATGCTGCTTTGAGCATTTACTCAGCTTTATATGCCACG ATGTACATCACAAGCACAATTAAAACAAAGAGCAGCAGGCTAGCCAAACCCGTGCTGTGTCTGGGTACCCTGTGTGCTGCATTCCTCACTGGGCTAAATCGAGTTTCTGAGTACCGAAACCACTGTTCAGACGTGATTGCAGGCTTCATCTTGGGAAGTGCCGTAGCTTTGTTTCTG GGTATATGTGTTGTGCATAATTTTAAAGGCACTCATGGAGCTCCTTCTAAACCGAAGCCTGAAGACCCACGAGGAATGCCATTAATGGCTTTTCCAAGAGTGGAGAGTCCTCTGGAAACTTTGAGTGCACAG AATCACTCTGCCTCTATGACTGAAGTAACCTGA
- the MRPL50 gene encoding large ribosomal subunit protein mL50, with the protein MAAAALFRTRRWQLALRAPAARALWGRRRKEEKEVEADKVIPEEKNEPSLICPPPRSRNYLPPADIQNYLESRVKEIFGPSLPNNWRQTPLNENRLKYRLLAQLAAELGHAVPNSQLHQMCSAEDVLTFYSTPVKDASKFDELCAAELPPNLKITWKQ; encoded by the exons atggcggcggcggcctTGTTCCGAACCCGTCGGTGGCAGCTGGCCCTCCGCGCCCCGGCGGCCAGGGCGCTCTGGGGCCGCCGCAG gaaggaggaaaaagaagtagAAGCAGACAAAGTAATtcctgaagagaaaaatgaaccCAGCCTGATCTGTCCCCCACCTCGGAGCAGAAATTATCTTCCTCCAGCAGATATACAGAACTACCTGGAGTCTCGTGTCAAGGAGATTTTTGGACCCTCACTTCCCAATAATTGGCGTCAGACACCCCTCAATGAAAACAGGTTGAAGTATCGATTACTGGCTCAGCTGGCAGCAGAACTTGGTCACGCTGTCCCCAACTCACAACTCCACCAGATGTGCAGTGCTGAGGACGTCTTGACTTTCTACAGCACTCCTGTGAAGGATGCATCCAAGTTTGATGAACTGTGCGCTGCAGAGCTACCCCCAAACCTGAAGATTACCTGGAAGCAGTAA